The proteins below are encoded in one region of Paeniglutamicibacter cryotolerans:
- a CDS encoding DUF2505 domain-containing protein produces the protein MALNASTDLSYSPAEVLATLTDRGFAEHITAIVGGTLKEFTLSGDTSGAFELSTVRAVPTDRAPEMARKFVGATVDVTQKESWSAPGTDGSRSAQVAVTVAGIPVNVAATQRVDATDAGSRLTLDGQVTSSIPFLGGKIASAAEPFISKALKLQADQLAVWNTRSA, from the coding sequence GTGGCCCTGAATGCCAGCACCGACCTGTCCTACTCCCCCGCCGAGGTCCTCGCGACCTTGACCGATCGCGGATTCGCCGAGCACATCACCGCCATCGTCGGCGGCACTCTGAAGGAGTTCACCCTGTCCGGCGACACCTCCGGGGCCTTCGAACTGAGTACCGTCCGGGCAGTGCCCACCGACCGCGCCCCGGAGATGGCCCGCAAGTTCGTCGGCGCCACGGTCGACGTGACGCAGAAGGAATCCTGGTCCGCCCCGGGCACCGATGGTTCCCGCTCAGCCCAGGTCGCCGTCACCGTTGCCGGCATCCCCGTCAACGTGGCCGCCACACAGCGCGTCGATGCCACGGACGCTGGTTCACGCCTGACCCTCGATGGACAGGTCACCTCCTCCATCCCGTTCCTGGGCGGCAAGATCGCCTCGGCAGCCGAGCCGTTCATCAGCAAGGCGCTGAAGCTGCAGGCCGACCAGCTTGCCGTCTGGAACACCCGCAGCGCCTAA
- a CDS encoding 3'(2'),5'-bisphosphate nucleotidase CysQ, translating to MNDVECAVELAGGAGDVLKRVRAQALERGIGGRELKDLGDRAAQDHLSSGLARLRPNDAVLSEEAEDDGGRVSHQRVWIIDPLDGTREYSEHRDDWAVHVALWEAGRLSAGAVALPGLGTVLDSGPHGQAAGAAPGEPIRIAVSRTRAPAVVEQVARRLCATLVPMGSAGYKICAVIRGEVDAYIHAGGQYEWDSAAPVAVARARGFHTSRIDGTPLLYNRPDPYLPDLVVCGPHLAQRILEAIAEGDLP from the coding sequence ATGAACGATGTGGAATGCGCCGTGGAACTGGCCGGCGGAGCGGGGGACGTCCTGAAAAGGGTACGTGCGCAGGCGTTGGAGCGCGGTATCGGCGGCAGGGAACTCAAGGACCTAGGAGACCGGGCGGCACAAGACCACTTGTCATCAGGGCTTGCCCGGCTGCGCCCGAATGACGCGGTGCTCTCCGAGGAAGCTGAAGACGACGGCGGCAGGGTCTCACACCAGCGGGTCTGGATCATCGACCCGTTGGATGGGACCCGCGAGTATTCCGAGCATCGCGATGATTGGGCAGTTCATGTCGCGCTGTGGGAAGCTGGGCGGCTCAGCGCCGGGGCGGTGGCATTGCCCGGTCTTGGTACCGTGTTGGATAGCGGACCCCATGGCCAGGCTGCGGGGGCAGCGCCGGGAGAGCCGATCCGGATCGCCGTATCCCGGACCCGTGCGCCGGCCGTCGTCGAGCAGGTCGCCCGACGGCTCTGCGCCACGCTTGTGCCCATGGGGTCGGCAGGCTACAAGATTTGTGCGGTGATCCGTGGCGAGGTGGACGCCTATATCCATGCAGGGGGCCAATACGAGTGGGACTCCGCTGCTCCGGTGGCAGTGGCCCGTGCCCGCGGCTTCCACACCAGCAGAATCGATGGAACCCCGCTGCTATATAACCGGCCAGATCCGTACCTGCCGGATCTGGTGGTCTGCGGACCACACCTTGCGCAACGGATCCTCGAAGCCATCGCAGAGGGTGACCTTCCATGA
- the cysN gene encoding sulfate adenylyltransferase subunit CysN, translating into MDLLRIATAGSVDDGKSTLIGRLLFDSKAIFTDQLEAVEKTSRERGSEFTDLALLTDGLRAEREQGITIDVAYRYFATPKRKFIVADTPGHIQYTRNMVTGASTSDLSIVLVDARKGMVEQSRRHTFLVSLLAVSHLVVAVNKMDLVDWSEEVYDEIRQEFVDYATRLNIADITVIPLSALTGDNVVNRSLNMPWYEGPSLMHHLENVQVASDRNMVDVRFPVQCVIRPHSNEFHDYRGYAGQVASGVLKKGDEVIVLPSGLPSTIKEVSTADGPVAEAFPPMSVTIRLEDDIDVSRGDMIVRPNNQPIVAQDLEAMVCWMSEKPLQAGQKLAIKHTTQSARTLVKGLRYALDINTLHRNETATQLCLNEIGRVTLRTTKPLLADEYRRNRSTGGFILIDEATNNTVAAGMILEAS; encoded by the coding sequence ATGGACCTCTTACGCATTGCCACGGCGGGATCCGTAGATGACGGGAAGAGCACTCTCATTGGGCGGCTGCTCTTTGATTCGAAGGCGATCTTTACTGATCAACTGGAAGCAGTAGAGAAGACCAGCAGGGAACGCGGCTCGGAGTTCACCGATCTGGCACTGCTGACTGATGGGTTGCGAGCCGAGCGGGAGCAGGGCATCACCATCGATGTCGCCTACAGGTACTTCGCTACGCCCAAACGGAAGTTCATCGTCGCCGATACCCCCGGGCACATCCAATACACCAGGAACATGGTCACCGGGGCCTCGACCTCAGACCTCTCCATCGTGCTCGTGGATGCGCGGAAGGGCATGGTCGAACAGAGCCGACGACATACCTTCCTGGTCTCGCTGCTCGCGGTCTCGCACCTGGTTGTTGCGGTAAACAAAATGGACCTGGTCGATTGGTCCGAGGAGGTGTATGACGAGATCCGACAGGAGTTCGTCGACTACGCCACCCGGCTGAACATCGCCGATATCACCGTCATCCCACTTTCGGCGCTCACCGGAGACAACGTGGTCAACCGGTCGCTGAACATGCCATGGTACGAGGGGCCTTCGTTGATGCACCACCTGGAAAACGTCCAGGTGGCCAGCGACAGGAACATGGTCGATGTCCGCTTCCCGGTCCAATGCGTGATCAGGCCGCACAGCAACGAATTCCACGACTACCGGGGATATGCCGGACAGGTTGCCAGCGGTGTCCTGAAAAAGGGGGATGAGGTCATTGTCCTGCCAAGCGGCCTGCCCTCGACGATCAAGGAGGTTTCGACGGCCGACGGACCGGTGGCCGAAGCATTCCCTCCGATGTCGGTGACCATCCGACTGGAGGATGACATCGACGTCTCCCGGGGAGACATGATCGTGCGCCCTAACAACCAGCCGATTGTGGCCCAGGACCTCGAGGCAATGGTTTGCTGGATGAGTGAGAAGCCGTTGCAGGCCGGTCAGAAGCTGGCGATCAAGCACACGACGCAGTCGGCCCGGACCCTGGTCAAGGGGTTGCGGTACGCGCTGGACATCAACACGCTGCACCGTAATGAGACGGCCACGCAGCTGTGCCTGAACGAAATCGGAAGGGTCACGCTGCGGACCACGAAACCGCTGTTGGCCGATGAATACCGGCGTAACCGCAGCACCGGAGGATTCATCCTGATCGATGAGGCAACGAACAACACGGTGGCGGCAGGCATGATCCTCGAGGCCAGCTGA
- the cysC gene encoding adenylyl-sulfate kinase, giving the protein MRDLDETLHLPVVTLPDGDLDALELLLGGLINDELSYPIGMVGTLISAPAHPELTGAPGVLLADRDRTPLARAQLAPESASSISSSRLLAGGVSALARAEHGPFRGNRITSPVPGTPVVLLDGAPTPVLLERIRSFRNTVASSIQFVLITTSAEFRNPDFAGLLAELEAGSRLVGAVNPGILVVPPDIPAAIPLARLRAKVLLDARNGESLHRADAGKVVLLSGLSGSGKSTVGRELLDRIRTMDRHRAVLLDGDDIRQFLSKGLGFSREDRETNVERIGWVAARVSEAGGVAICTPIAPFEETRARLKTLAEEAGGFLLVHVSTPLEICEQRDRKGLYAKARAGLIGDFTGISSPYETPLEPDLTIDTTLVPVATAVDLIIDRLYPGEQAGS; this is encoded by the coding sequence ATGCGCGATTTGGATGAAACGCTTCACTTACCGGTGGTGACACTGCCCGACGGCGATCTGGATGCCCTTGAACTGCTTTTAGGCGGCCTCATCAACGACGAGCTCAGCTACCCGATCGGCATGGTCGGCACGCTGATCAGTGCACCGGCTCACCCCGAACTCACCGGCGCACCGGGGGTGCTGCTGGCAGATCGTGATAGGACACCGCTGGCCCGGGCGCAGCTGGCACCGGAATCTGCTTCCTCCATTTCGTCGTCGAGGTTGCTGGCCGGCGGAGTATCCGCGTTGGCGCGCGCCGAGCATGGTCCCTTCCGCGGCAACCGCATTACCTCCCCTGTGCCCGGCACCCCAGTGGTCCTCCTCGATGGCGCCCCGACCCCCGTCCTGCTCGAGCGCATCAGGTCGTTCCGCAATACAGTGGCGTCGTCCATTCAGTTCGTCCTGATCACGACCAGCGCCGAATTCAGAAATCCGGACTTCGCCGGACTCCTTGCGGAGCTGGAAGCCGGTTCCCGGCTCGTGGGCGCTGTGAATCCGGGAATCCTGGTGGTTCCACCCGACATCCCCGCAGCCATCCCCCTGGCCCGGTTGCGTGCCAAGGTTCTCCTCGACGCACGGAACGGGGAATCACTCCACCGTGCCGACGCGGGAAAGGTTGTCCTACTCAGTGGTCTCTCCGGATCGGGAAAGTCAACGGTGGGACGGGAGCTGCTGGACCGGATCCGTACGATGGACCGGCATCGGGCCGTCCTGCTGGACGGGGACGACATCCGCCAGTTCCTTTCAAAGGGCCTGGGATTCAGCAGGGAAGACCGGGAAACCAATGTCGAACGCATCGGGTGGGTCGCAGCACGCGTCAGCGAGGCCGGTGGTGTTGCCATCTGCACCCCAATCGCCCCGTTCGAAGAGACCCGGGCCCGACTCAAGACCCTGGCTGAGGAAGCCGGCGGGTTCCTGTTAGTCCATGTCAGCACTCCACTGGAAATCTGCGAGCAGCGGGACCGCAAGGGCCTCTACGCGAAGGCCCGGGCCGGGCTGATCGGAGACTTCACCGGCATTTCAAGCCCCTATGAGACTCCGCTGGAACCGGACCTCACCATCGATACCACGCTGGTGCCGGTAGCCACAGCCGTCGACCTGATTATCGACAGGCTCTATCCAGGAGAACAGGCCGGTTCATAG
- the mfd gene encoding transcription-repair coupling factor gives MGLVGLRTALAADTSYARVRANAREPFANRSPELEIAAPTGLRAALVAEVVDGLEDAERNGLPGVVLAITATERETEDLAAALRAYLPDAAVAEFPAWETLPHERLSPRSDTVGRRLHVLRRLHLKDAALRVIVAPVRSVLQPLVKDLGKLAPVHLRVGEEPGFTEVVRELAAAAYARVDMVTHRGEFAVRGGILDVFPPTSDHPVRIDFFGDEIESMRYFSIADQRSLGTPEEGPASIEAPPCRELLITPAVMSRAAKLKSALPGAADMLEKIAGGIAVEGMESLAPVLVDGMVPFVGLLPDESIAIVMEPERVRARAHDLSATNAEFLAAAWSTASDGGAAPVDLAQGQGASAALDTGNFATLAETRATALEDEVSWWSLTSLGADAELLPEHDSIRVAAREPRGYQGEVAEMMDFIGERIAADWRIVVATDGPGPAQRLAELFHDAEIPCHRIDSLDGDPTPGLIEITTAVAGRGFVFDGLKLGLLTEADLLGRSSAYSVKSGRKLAARRRNAVDPMQLTEGDFVVHEQHGIARFKELLQRKVAGGSGPEALREYMVLEYAPSKRGAPGDRLFVPTDQLDQITRYVGGETPVLSKMGGADWSSTKSKARKAVKEIAGDLIRLYSARMASRGHAFAKDTPWQSELEEAFPYVETPDQLTTINEVKSDMEREIPMDRLISGDVGFGKTEIAVRAAFKAVQDGKQVVVLVPTTLLARQQHETFTERFSGFPVRVRTLSRFQGTKETKDVIEGLKNGSVDVVIGTHRLLSDSVAFKDLGLVVVDEEQRFGVEHKEQLKKMRTNVDVLSMSATPIPRTLEMSLTGIRETSTLATPPEERHPVLTYVGARTDQQISAAIKRELMREGQVFFVHNRVSSIEKVAADLRELVPNARIEVAHGKMSESRLEQIIVDFWEKKFDVLVSTTIIETGLDISNANTLIVDRADAYGLSQLHQLRGRVGRGRERAYAYFLWNAEKPLGEVALERLKAVAAHNELGSGYQLAMKDLEIRGAGNLLGGEQSGHIAGVGFDLYLRLVGEAVADFKGDAEQKVPDMKIELPVNAHLPHDYVPGERLRLEAYRKLAAASDLESIAEVLAELTDRYGEPPAAVANLLEVARIRVRARTAGLSDVAMQGNFIKFAPVHLPESREMRLLRMYKGAQLKPVLAAALIPKPKTSPVGGRDLVDEAILAWTSDVLKNIFDA, from the coding sequence ATGGGTCTCGTAGGCCTCCGTACAGCCCTCGCCGCCGATACCTCCTACGCCCGGGTGCGCGCCAATGCGCGCGAACCGTTCGCCAACCGCAGCCCGGAGCTGGAGATCGCGGCTCCGACGGGGCTGCGCGCGGCACTGGTGGCCGAGGTCGTCGATGGACTGGAGGATGCGGAACGCAATGGACTGCCCGGGGTGGTGCTGGCGATCACCGCCACCGAACGCGAAACCGAGGACCTGGCCGCCGCGCTGCGTGCCTACCTGCCCGATGCCGCCGTCGCCGAGTTCCCGGCCTGGGAAACGCTGCCGCACGAGCGCCTGTCGCCGCGCTCGGACACCGTCGGGCGCCGCCTGCACGTGCTGCGCCGGCTGCACCTGAAGGACGCCGCGTTGCGGGTCATCGTGGCACCGGTGCGCTCGGTGCTGCAGCCGCTGGTCAAGGACCTGGGCAAGCTGGCACCGGTGCACCTGCGCGTGGGCGAGGAACCCGGGTTCACCGAGGTGGTCAGGGAGCTGGCCGCTGCCGCCTACGCCCGGGTCGACATGGTCACCCACCGTGGCGAGTTCGCAGTGCGCGGCGGCATTCTCGATGTCTTCCCGCCCACCTCGGACCACCCGGTGCGCATCGACTTCTTCGGCGACGAGATCGAGTCCATGCGCTACTTTTCCATCGCCGACCAGCGCTCGCTGGGTACCCCCGAGGAGGGCCCGGCAAGTATCGAGGCCCCGCCCTGCCGTGAACTGCTGATCACCCCGGCCGTGATGTCCCGGGCGGCGAAGCTGAAGTCCGCCCTGCCCGGCGCCGCCGACATGCTCGAAAAGATCGCCGGGGGCATCGCCGTCGAGGGCATGGAGTCCCTCGCCCCGGTGCTCGTGGACGGCATGGTCCCGTTCGTCGGGCTGCTGCCCGATGAGTCCATTGCCATCGTCATGGAGCCAGAACGCGTGCGTGCCCGCGCCCACGACCTTTCGGCCACCAACGCGGAGTTCCTTGCCGCTGCCTGGTCCACAGCCTCCGACGGCGGCGCCGCACCCGTGGACCTGGCCCAGGGGCAGGGGGCCAGCGCCGCCCTTGACACCGGCAACTTCGCCACGCTGGCCGAAACCCGGGCCACCGCGCTGGAGGACGAGGTCAGCTGGTGGTCTCTGACCTCGCTGGGTGCCGACGCGGAACTGCTGCCGGAACACGACTCGATCCGGGTCGCCGCCCGTGAACCGCGCGGCTACCAGGGCGAGGTGGCGGAGATGATGGACTTCATCGGGGAACGGATCGCCGCGGATTGGCGGATCGTGGTGGCCACCGACGGACCGGGCCCGGCCCAGCGTCTGGCCGAACTGTTCCACGACGCGGAGATCCCCTGCCACCGCATCGATTCGCTGGATGGGGATCCCACGCCGGGACTGATCGAGATCACCACCGCCGTGGCCGGGCGCGGCTTCGTCTTCGACGGGCTGAAGCTGGGCCTGCTCACCGAGGCAGACCTGTTGGGCCGCTCCAGCGCCTACTCGGTGAAGTCCGGGCGCAAGCTCGCCGCCCGGCGCCGCAACGCCGTGGATCCGATGCAGCTGACCGAGGGCGACTTCGTCGTGCATGAACAGCACGGCATCGCCCGCTTCAAGGAGCTGCTGCAGCGCAAGGTCGCCGGTGGCTCCGGGCCCGAGGCGCTGCGCGAGTACATGGTGCTTGAATACGCGCCCTCAAAGCGCGGGGCGCCGGGAGACCGGCTGTTCGTGCCCACCGACCAGCTGGATCAGATCACCCGCTACGTCGGCGGGGAGACCCCGGTGCTTTCCAAGATGGGCGGCGCCGACTGGTCCTCCACGAAGTCCAAGGCGCGCAAGGCGGTCAAGGAGATCGCCGGGGACCTGATCCGGCTGTATTCGGCCCGGATGGCCAGCCGCGGGCACGCGTTCGCGAAGGACACCCCCTGGCAGTCGGAGTTGGAGGAGGCGTTCCCGTATGTGGAGACGCCGGATCAGTTGACCACCATCAACGAGGTCAAGTCCGACATGGAGCGGGAGATCCCGATGGACCGGCTGATCTCCGGCGACGTCGGCTTCGGCAAGACCGAGATCGCCGTGCGTGCTGCGTTCAAGGCGGTGCAGGACGGCAAGCAGGTGGTGGTGCTGGTGCCGACCACGCTGCTGGCGCGCCAGCAACACGAGACGTTCACCGAACGCTTCTCCGGCTTCCCGGTGAGGGTGCGCACCCTCTCGCGCTTCCAGGGCACCAAGGAGACCAAGGACGTGATCGAGGGGCTGAAGAACGGCTCGGTCGACGTGGTCATCGGCACCCACCGGCTGCTTTCGGATTCGGTGGCGTTCAAGGACCTGGGCCTGGTCGTGGTGGACGAGGAACAGCGCTTCGGCGTCGAGCACAAGGAACAGCTCAAGAAGATGCGCACCAACGTGGATGTGCTCTCGATGTCGGCCACGCCGATCCCGCGCACGCTGGAGATGTCGCTGACCGGGATCCGCGAAACCTCCACCCTGGCCACACCGCCGGAGGAGCGCCACCCCGTGCTCACCTATGTCGGGGCGCGCACCGATCAGCAGATCAGTGCGGCGATCAAGCGCGAGCTGATGCGCGAGGGGCAGGTGTTCTTCGTGCACAACCGGGTCTCCTCGATCGAGAAGGTAGCCGCCGACCTGCGTGAACTGGTGCCCAACGCGCGGATCGAGGTGGCGCACGGAAAGATGAGCGAGTCGCGGCTCGAACAGATCATCGTGGACTTCTGGGAGAAGAAGTTCGACGTGCTGGTATCCACCACCATCATCGAAACGGGGCTTGACATCTCCAACGCGAACACGCTGATCGTCGACCGGGCCGACGCCTACGGGCTCTCGCAGCTGCACCAGCTGCGCGGGCGCGTGGGCCGCGGGCGCGAGCGGGCCTACGCGTATTTCCTGTGGAACGCGGAGAAGCCGCTGGGCGAGGTGGCCCTGGAACGGCTCAAGGCGGTGGCAGCGCACAATGAGCTCGGATCGGGCTACCAGCTGGCGATGAAGGACTTGGAGATCCGCGGTGCGGGCAACCTGCTCGGCGGGGAACAGTCCGGGCACATCGCCGGTGTCGGGTTCGATTTGTACCTGCGCCTGGTCGGCGAGGCGGTGGCCGACTTCAAGGGCGATGCCGAGCAGAAGGTCCCGGACATGAAGATCGAGCTGCCGGTCAACGCGCACCTGCCGCACGATTACGTGCCCGGCGAGCGGCTTCGCCTGGAGGCGTACCGCAAGCTGGCCGCGGCGTCGGACCTTGAGTCCATCGCCGAGGTGCTGGCCGAGCTCACCGACCGCTACGGCGAACCGCCGGCAGCCGTGGCCAACCTGCTGGAGGTGGCACGGATCCGGGTGCGCGCGCGGACGGCCGGGCTGAGCGATGTCGCCATGCAGGGCAACTTCATCAAGTTCGCCCCGGTTCACCTGCCCGAGTCCCGCGAGATGCGGCTGCTGCGGATGTACAAGGGGGCGCAGCTCAAGCCGGTGCTCGCCGCGGCGCTGATCCCCAAGCCCAAGACTTCCCCGGTGGGCGGGCGGGACCTGGTGGACGAGGCTATCTTGGCCTGGACCTCGGACGTGCTGAAGAACATCTTCGACGCCTGA
- a CDS encoding VanZ family protein, producing MFSAPHPRHRLIAGILLAYLVALAAVVFWPTPVDRNSGRFLTAALAWLHSHGVPAWFDYALVEWLSNVVMFLPFGFILAVMLPRSCWWAPTLIGLGTSIAIESTQLLFLDQRTASLLDVAANTLGAAAGAGCFILFERIRFKTR from the coding sequence GTGTTCAGCGCACCGCACCCCCGGCACCGCCTGATAGCCGGGATCCTGCTCGCCTATCTCGTGGCGCTGGCCGCCGTCGTCTTCTGGCCCACCCCCGTGGACCGAAATTCCGGCCGCTTCCTCACGGCGGCCCTGGCCTGGCTGCATTCCCACGGCGTTCCCGCCTGGTTCGACTATGCGTTGGTCGAGTGGCTCTCCAATGTGGTGATGTTCCTGCCGTTCGGATTCATTCTTGCGGTGATGCTCCCCCGCAGCTGCTGGTGGGCCCCCACGCTAATCGGGCTGGGCACTTCGATCGCCATTGAATCGACCCAGCTCCTCTTCCTGGACCAGCGCACCGCCAGCCTGCTCGACGTGGCAGCCAATACCCTCGGAGCAGCAGCCGGAGCTGGATGCTTCATCCTTTTTGAACGGATCCGGTTCAAAACGCGCTAG
- the nhaA gene encoding Na+/H+ antiporter NhaA has translation MSQSPPPTPKPRTVLGRGSYAENLRIGEILRKETVGGLVLIVGALLAIVWANSPASGAYFALRDFHIGFEIAGIDLNLSLGHWAADGLLAVFFFLVGLELKKEFVAGDLRDFKRAVVPVAAAFGGVLVPAVIFVAINASSGGETLRGWAIPTATDIAFAVAVLAVIGSNLPSPLRIFLLTLAVVDDLIAIIIIAFVFTDELRPPYLLMAIVPIALYAFFAHKWPRFFATKRWAPWLILLPLGLIAWALVFGSGIHATIAGVVLGFCVPVTRKDAPDKPGLAETFEHRFRPLSSGLCVPIFAFFAAGVAIGGASGIASALGDPVLWGIVLGLLLGKPIGIMASTWLVTRSAKANLDPDVKWGDLLGVTLLAGIGFTVSLLVSELSFGLQSPHYDHAKVAILLASVLAAVIGSLWLIPRNKRYREIAARDKIDADGDGIPDTFQ, from the coding sequence ATGAGCCAATCCCCACCCCCCACACCCAAGCCGCGCACCGTCCTCGGACGCGGCAGCTATGCCGAAAACCTGCGCATCGGCGAAATCCTGCGCAAGGAAACCGTCGGCGGCCTGGTCCTGATCGTCGGTGCCCTGCTGGCCATCGTCTGGGCTAACTCCCCCGCATCCGGCGCCTACTTCGCACTGCGCGACTTCCACATCGGCTTCGAAATCGCCGGTATCGACCTGAACCTCTCCCTGGGCCACTGGGCGGCCGACGGACTTTTGGCGGTGTTCTTCTTCCTGGTCGGGCTCGAACTGAAGAAGGAATTCGTCGCCGGCGACCTGCGCGACTTCAAGCGTGCGGTGGTCCCCGTCGCCGCCGCATTCGGCGGCGTCCTGGTTCCCGCGGTGATCTTCGTGGCCATCAACGCCAGCTCGGGCGGCGAAACGCTGCGCGGCTGGGCGATCCCCACCGCCACCGACATCGCCTTTGCCGTGGCCGTCCTGGCCGTCATCGGTTCGAACCTTCCCTCCCCGCTGCGCATCTTCCTGCTCACCCTGGCAGTGGTTGACGACCTGATCGCCATCATCATCATCGCCTTCGTCTTCACCGACGAGCTGCGCCCCCCGTACCTGCTGATGGCCATCGTGCCGATCGCGCTCTACGCATTCTTCGCCCACAAGTGGCCCCGGTTCTTTGCGACGAAGCGCTGGGCTCCGTGGCTGATCCTGCTGCCGCTGGGCCTCATCGCCTGGGCATTGGTCTTCGGCTCGGGCATCCACGCCACCATTGCCGGCGTCGTGCTCGGCTTCTGTGTTCCCGTGACACGCAAGGACGCACCGGATAAACCGGGCCTGGCCGAGACGTTTGAACACCGTTTCCGCCCGCTCTCCAGTGGCCTCTGCGTCCCGATTTTCGCGTTCTTCGCCGCCGGGGTGGCCATCGGGGGCGCCTCCGGAATCGCCTCGGCCCTTGGGGATCCGGTGCTCTGGGGCATCGTGTTGGGCCTGCTCCTGGGCAAGCCCATCGGCATCATGGCCTCCACCTGGCTGGTCACCCGCAGCGCCAAGGCCAACCTGGATCCGGATGTGAAATGGGGCGACCTGCTGGGTGTCACGCTGCTGGCGGGCATCGGCTTCACCGTCTCGCTGCTGGTGTCCGAGTTGTCCTTTGGACTCCAATCCCCCCACTACGACCACGCCAAGGTGGCGATCCTGCTCGCCTCGGTCCTGGCAGCGGTGATTGGTTCGCTCTGGTTGATCCCGCGCAACAAGCGCTACCGCGAGATAGCCGCACGCGACAAGATCGATGCCGATGGCGACGGGATCCCCGACACATTCCAGTAG
- a CDS encoding universal stress protein, whose amino-acid sequence MTQPANAPAKVIVGVDGSPESVAALRYAATISRALGHHLEVLGAWQPRVALEHYTAEWNPERDARILVDEVVKEAFGHQVPDGLQVNVLKGSPVRVLLDASKYAELLVLGTRGRGGFAGMVLGSVSTSLAAHASCPVLIHHDRTISDAT is encoded by the coding sequence ATGACCCAGCCAGCCAACGCACCAGCCAAGGTCATTGTCGGAGTCGACGGATCGCCCGAATCGGTCGCCGCACTGCGCTATGCGGCGACCATCTCCCGGGCCCTGGGACACCATCTCGAGGTCCTCGGCGCCTGGCAGCCTCGCGTCGCCCTGGAGCACTACACCGCCGAATGGAACCCCGAGCGCGATGCCCGGATCCTCGTGGACGAGGTGGTCAAGGAGGCCTTCGGCCACCAGGTTCCGGACGGCCTCCAGGTGAACGTGCTCAAGGGCTCCCCCGTCAGGGTCCTGCTCGATGCCAGCAAGTACGCCGAACTGCTGGTACTGGGCACCCGCGGCCGCGGCGGCTTCGCCGGCATGGTCCTCGGCTCGGTTTCGACCTCGCTGGCCGCCCACGCGTCCTGCCCGGTACTGATCCACCACGACCGCACGATCAGCGACGCCACGTAG
- the cysD gene encoding sulfate adenylyltransferase subunit CysD — protein sequence MTVTQNSRRAALRYRLDQLSALEAESIFIIREVVAELEHPAMLFSGGKDSAVMLHLASKAFAPAAIPFPMVHIDTGHNFKEVLEFRNAEVARRGVRLVVGSVQEAIDAGSVAQEKNGSRNRIQTPVLLETIERHRFNALMGGARRDEEKARAKERIFSFRDEFGQWDPKNQRPELWGLFNTRLNHGESIRVFPISNWTELDIWNYIAREKIALPSIYYAHEREVFERNGMLFGVHEFCQPLDGERVSVQTVRYRTVGDASLTAAVRSEASTAEEIANEVAQTHVTERGATRGDDQVSEAAMEDRKKEGYF from the coding sequence ATGACAGTCACGCAGAATTCCCGCCGGGCAGCACTCAGATACCGGCTTGACCAGCTCTCGGCCCTCGAAGCGGAATCAATCTTCATCATCCGCGAAGTCGTTGCCGAGCTCGAACACCCGGCAATGCTCTTTTCCGGGGGCAAAGACTCCGCCGTGATGCTCCACTTGGCGTCCAAGGCCTTTGCTCCAGCAGCGATTCCTTTTCCCATGGTCCACATCGATACCGGTCACAACTTCAAGGAAGTGCTCGAGTTCAGAAATGCCGAGGTAGCGCGGCGGGGAGTAAGGCTTGTAGTTGGATCCGTCCAGGAAGCCATCGATGCAGGTTCAGTGGCCCAAGAAAAGAACGGTTCGCGGAACCGTATCCAGACCCCGGTGCTCTTGGAAACCATTGAACGTCATCGCTTCAACGCGCTCATGGGTGGTGCGCGCCGAGACGAAGAGAAGGCCCGAGCCAAAGAACGGATCTTCTCGTTCAGAGACGAGTTCGGGCAGTGGGATCCAAAGAACCAGCGTCCGGAGCTATGGGGACTGTTCAACACGCGGCTGAACCACGGCGAGAGTATCAGGGTCTTCCCGATCTCAAACTGGACCGAGCTGGACATCTGGAACTACATTGCTCGGGAAAAAATCGCCCTGCCATCGATCTACTACGCCCACGAACGGGAGGTTTTCGAGCGCAACGGCATGCTTTTTGGGGTTCATGAGTTCTGCCAACCGCTGGACGGCGAAAGGGTTTCGGTCCAGACGGTGCGTTACCGCACTGTGGGTGATGCCAGCCTGACTGCAGCCGTCCGTTCCGAGGCCAGCACGGCCGAAGAAATCGCCAACGAGGTCGCTCAGACGCACGTTACCGAGCGCGGGGCAACACGCGGTGATGACCAAGTCAGCGAAGCGGCAATGGAAGACCGCAAGAAGGAAGGGTATTTCTAA